A DNA window from Engystomops pustulosus chromosome 6, aEngPut4.maternal, whole genome shotgun sequence contains the following coding sequences:
- the LOC140134813 gene encoding serine/threonine-protein kinase SBK1-like, translated as MNLNEKRWNENYLEEMLLLTSQNIPLIKIEDNYVIVKELGSGSYGNVLLALNQRKGNFMALKFMQKNKTDLHMFLIEYCVSLCLSTHPCIIDTFGIAFQTERHYIFAQEIAHDNLFSLMKPQIGLPENTAKRCAIQLSSALDFMHKKGLVHRDIKPENILIFDQECRKVKLTDFGLSCKAGTYVESMSENLPYTAPEMCRLGSADKLNAQGSLDTWAFGVLLFCILTGYFPWSAAILADKNFVQYTKWHRSSRIFQLPNQWNTFSTEALEMLRKLMVPEANKRCAATEVINYVKSPWKMICNNANKYKKMFY; from the exons ATGAACCTCAACGAGAAAAGGTGGAATGAGAACTATCTGGAAGAAATGCTCCTTCTTACTTCCCAGAATATTCCCTTGATCAAGATAGAAGATAACTACGTCATAGTCAAAGAGCTGGGCAGCGGTTCTTATGGAAATGTTCTGCTGGCGTTGAACCAAAGAAAAG GAAATTTCATGGCCTTGAAATTCATGCAGAAAAACAAGACGGATCTCCACATGTTCCTGATCGAGTATTGCGTGTCGCTCTGCCTATCTACGCACCCCTGCATCATTGACACGTTTGGAATCGCCTTTCAGACGGAGAGACATTACATATTTGCCCAGGAGATCGCACATGATAATCTCTTCTCTCTCATGAAGCCTCAG ATTGGATTGCCTGAAAATACGGCTAAGCGTTGTGCCATCCAACTTTCCAGCGCTCTAGATTTCATGCACAAGAAAGGCCTCGTTCATCGCGACATCAAGCCCGAAAATATTCTCATCTTCGATCAAGAATGTCGTAAGGTTAAACTGACAGACTTTGGACTTTCATGCAAAGCTGGAACTTACGTTGAATCGATGTCTGAAAATTTGCCGTACACGGCTCCGGAGATGTGCCGTTTGGGATCGGCAGATAAGCTGAATGCACAAGGAAGTCTGGATACTTGGGCATTCGGAGTCCTTCTCTTTTGCATATTGACTGGATATTTTCCATGGAGCGCCGCCATCTTAGCCGATAAAAACTTTGTTCAATACACTAAATGGCATAGAAGCAGCAGAATATTTCAGCTTCCGAATCAATGGAATACTTTTAGCACAGAGGCGCTAGAAATGCTCAGGAAGTTGATGGTACCAGAAGCAAACAAGAGATGTGCAGCGACCGAAGTGATCAATTACGTCAAATCACCTTGGAAGATGATCTGTAATAACGCCAACAAATACAAAaagatgttttattaa